From the genome of Pelobacter propionicus DSM 2379, one region includes:
- a CDS encoding peptidylprolyl isomerase, which yields MLRRCVVVLFALLLSASVALAEGKDNPLLVMETSLGSVKLELFRDKAPLSVANFLAYVATGFYDGTIFHRVIRGFMIQGGGFDTEFREKPTRAPIRNEADNGLENRRGTLAMARTADPGSATSQFFINQVDNRTLNRPSPDGHGYAVFGRVVEGMEVIDRIARVRTGYRGGFQDVPLERVEIRSIRVIK from the coding sequence ATGCTGAGAAGATGTGTCGTTGTGCTTTTTGCACTGCTGTTGTCGGCCAGCGTTGCCCTGGCGGAGGGAAAGGACAATCCGCTGCTGGTGATGGAAACCAGCCTGGGGAGCGTGAAGCTGGAACTGTTCCGCGACAAGGCGCCGCTGAGCGTCGCGAACTTTCTGGCCTACGTGGCCACCGGTTTTTACGACGGAACCATATTCCACCGGGTGATCCGGGGCTTCATGATCCAGGGGGGAGGATTCGATACGGAATTCAGAGAGAAGCCCACCCGGGCGCCCATCAGGAACGAGGCGGACAACGGACTCGAGAACAGGCGCGGAACCCTGGCCATGGCCCGCACTGCGGATCCGGGCAGCGCCACGTCCCAGTTCTTCATCAACCAGGTGGACAACCGGACTCTGAACCGCCCCTCTCCCGATGGTCATGGGTATGCCGTATTCGGCAGGGTTGTTGAAGGGATGGAGGTGATCGACAGGATCGCCAGGGTAAGGACCGGGTACCGCGGGGGATTTCAGGATGTGCCGCTGGAACGGGTGGAAATCAGGTCAATCAGGGTGATCAAATAA